A genomic stretch from Sebastes fasciatus isolate fSebFas1 chromosome 23, fSebFas1.pri, whole genome shotgun sequence includes:
- the LOC141762235 gene encoding tetraspanin-8-like produces MGKVNACLKRSYIIVISLIAIISALLLAATLFSHGYFHEDEEIEKMLAGLHAMYIISIITLVLTIVGVYGACKGKKWALILFVVGMILSSLFMIACEIQGLAVRPEEAEELKRQYLNMLPLNNASEILIDSIKDAQMDLQCCGLDEGYLDWGYNIPESCLCIEESTNPCVAAPRDSSLFAHTTDYQPVMIYKEPCLTYLVEHEMMAINAALGAMLGITLFWILSVVMCVVILCQLSQKEDTPIVVYSPEAKAGNYTHLADAADYT; encoded by the exons ATGGGGAAAGTGAACGCCTGTCTGAAGCGGAGTTACATTATCGTGATAAGTTTGATCGCg aTCATCAGTGCCCTGCTGTTGGCAGCCACTCTGTTCAGCCACGGATACTTCCACGAAGATGAAGAG ATAGAGAAGATGCTCGCAGGCCTTCATGCCATGTATATTATCTCCATCATAACTCTGGTCTTGACCATCGTTGGTGTGTATGGTGCCTGCAAAGGGAAGAAGTGGGCGCTTATATTG tttGTAGTTGGAATGATCCTGAGCAGTCTGTTCATGATTGCATGTGAAATTCAAGGACTGGCTGTGCGACCAGAG GAGGCTGAAGAACTGAAGAGGCAATACCTAAATATGCTGCCGCTGAATAATGCTAGTGAGATTCTTATAGACAGCATCAAGGATGCTCAGATGGAT TTGCAGTGTTGTGGTCTGGATGAGGGCTACCTGGATTGGGGCTACAACATCCCAGAGTCCTGCCTGTGCATTGAAGAGTCTACGAAtccatgt GTGGCAGCTCCTAGAGACAGCAGTCTGTTTGCGCACACGACCGACTACCAGCCCGTCATGATTTATAAAGAG CCATGCCTTACATACTTGGTTGAGCATGAGATGATGGCCATAAATGCTGCATTGGGCGCAATGCTGGGAATCACATTATTCTGG ATATTGTCGGTGGTGATGTGTGTCGTCATCTTGTGTCAGCTGAGTCAGAAGGAGGATACCCCCATAGTGGTCTACAGTCCAGAGGCAAAGGCAGGAAACTACACCCATCTGGCAGATGCTGCAGACTACACCTGA
- the LOC141762015 gene encoding tetraspanin-8-like isoform X2: protein MHRSAVVVVADKMSLKRPFIFANAVHMALCFFMLTMTVAWHRDLIQTGKLVSSISVVIMYVVEIGCLLLSVLGVIGACKGKRWCLILYATGMAAASQTIIVRTALSYQDVYEKRVVREENKLLSMMPLTGTSKANRTLLYSIQQEFECCGLIEGYKDWGSTIPASCNCQYPGKCIRLRGIATLGAPKNQYVYQEPCLPIYVSELKLAFSLAMAVQFGSGVFWVVLLVMSIKLMGQIKRKQEFIALLQSNRYVPGAF, encoded by the exons ATGCATCGGAGCGCAGTGGTCGTGGTGGCGGATAAAATGAGCCTGAAAAGGCCCTTTATCTTTGCAAACGCTGTGCATATG GCGCTGTGCTTCTTCATGTTGACGATGACAGTCGCTTGGCATAGAGACCTCATACAAACTGGCAAA CTGGTGTCCAGTATTTCTGTAGTGATAATGTACGTGGTAGAGATCGGCTGCCTGCTGCTCTCAGTGCTCGGTGTGATCGGAGCCTGTAAAGGAAAGAGATGGTGTCTGATTCTG TATGCAACTGGGATGGCTGCAGCCAGCCAAACGATAATTGTGAGAACAGCACTAAGTTACCAAGATGTTTATGAG AAACGTGTGGTCCGTGAGGAGAACAAGTTGCTGTCCATGATGCCACTTACTGGAACCAGCAAAGCCAACAGAACCCTGCTGTATAGTATTCAACAAGAG TTTGAGTGCTGTGGTCTTATTGAAGGCTATAAAGACTGGGGCTCTACCATCCCTGCCTCCTGTAACTGTCAATATCCAGGAAAATGC ATTCGACTACGGGGCATCGCCACACTCGGGGCTCCAAAGAACCAGTATGTTTATCAAGAG CCTTGCCTACCGATCTATGTTTCCGAACTGAAGCTCGCATTCTCGTTAGCGATGGCTGTACAATTTGGAAGTGGAGTATTTTGG GTGGTTCTACTCGTCATGAGCATCAAGCTGATGGGCCAGATCAAAAGGAAACAGGAGTTCATAGCTCTCCTCCAATCAAACAGATATGTCCCCGGTGCCTTCTAG
- the LOC141762015 gene encoding tetraspanin-8-like isoform X1 translates to MHRSAVVVVADKMSLKRPFIFANAVHMALCFFMLTMTVAWHRDLIQTGKYCLNTPQQQLFILLEDLSSNPHVGKHLPAEVSLGRTVNYLQLVSSISVVIMYVVEIGCLLLSVLGVIGACKGKRWCLILYATGMAAASQTIIVRTALSYQDVYEKRVVREENKLLSMMPLTGTSKANRTLLYSIQQEFECCGLIEGYKDWGSTIPASCNCQYPGKCIRLRGIATLGAPKNQYVYQEPCLPIYVSELKLAFSLAMAVQFGSGVFWVVLLVMSIKLMGQIKRKQEFIALLQSNRYVPGAF, encoded by the exons ATGCATCGGAGCGCAGTGGTCGTGGTGGCGGATAAAATGAGCCTGAAAAGGCCCTTTATCTTTGCAAACGCTGTGCATATG GCGCTGTGCTTCTTCATGTTGACGATGACAGTCGCTTGGCATAGAGACCTCATACAAACTGGCAAA TATTGCCTGAACACACCACAGCAGCAGCTTTttatattgctggaagacctgAGTTCAAACCCTCATGTTGGCAAGCATCTGCcagctgaagtgtccttgggcaggACAGTGAATTATCTGCAG CTGGTGTCCAGTATTTCTGTAGTGATAATGTACGTGGTAGAGATCGGCTGCCTGCTGCTCTCAGTGCTCGGTGTGATCGGAGCCTGTAAAGGAAAGAGATGGTGTCTGATTCTG TATGCAACTGGGATGGCTGCAGCCAGCCAAACGATAATTGTGAGAACAGCACTAAGTTACCAAGATGTTTATGAG AAACGTGTGGTCCGTGAGGAGAACAAGTTGCTGTCCATGATGCCACTTACTGGAACCAGCAAAGCCAACAGAACCCTGCTGTATAGTATTCAACAAGAG TTTGAGTGCTGTGGTCTTATTGAAGGCTATAAAGACTGGGGCTCTACCATCCCTGCCTCCTGTAACTGTCAATATCCAGGAAAATGC ATTCGACTACGGGGCATCGCCACACTCGGGGCTCCAAAGAACCAGTATGTTTATCAAGAG CCTTGCCTACCGATCTATGTTTCCGAACTGAAGCTCGCATTCTCGTTAGCGATGGCTGTACAATTTGGAAGTGGAGTATTTTGG GTGGTTCTACTCGTCATGAGCATCAAGCTGATGGGCCAGATCAAAAGGAAACAGGAGTTCATAGCTCTCCTCCAATCAAACAGATATGTCCCCGGTGCCTTCTAG